The Cyprinus carpio isolate SPL01 chromosome B8, ASM1834038v1, whole genome shotgun sequence genome segment aaaaatcataatttgtgttctactgaagaaacaaagtcacctacatcttggatgccctgagggtaagcagataaacataaaatttaaattttggggtgaactattctcgtagcttcgtataattgcggatgaaccactgatgtcacatggattaattcataGATCTTCTTGCTaagtttctggacttgggaacatttcagttgtgttgctgtctatgcagggtcctACAGCtccagatttcattaaaaatatcttaatttgtgttccaaagatgaacaaaggtcttacgagtTGACTActcgacatgagggtgagtaattaatgacagaattttcatatttgggtgaactaaccctttaagaatttgaaactagatttttaaagatattttaatgaaaattaaacagcTTCACTACatcaacattacatattttaaatacagattttactattttactgAATGACTGACCTGTAGCAGAACTGAAGGTCTGGGCAAATCGATCGATCTGCAATAGCATAAGTGTAGTTATCGCCTTCCTCTTCCTGCAGGTTGTATTTAATAGTCTTGAGTGCAGATGAAGGAGAGTGACCGCTTTTGTAGAGTTGTTGTAGCTTTTCAATGGTGTCATTCGACACATCTCTCCACCTCATGACCTCAGCTGTGTTCAGTCTATGATTATGTTCATTCCTTAAGTTCACGTGAAGGAAATAGCCCTCTTCAATGTGTGGATCTCCTGATCTGTGGAAGGACAGATGAAGTATTATGTCTTAATGCAGGGTTTCAAAATAGATTGCACGATTTTCTGCAAATtcaatttattgaaaaaaataaataaataaaaattggtttTGGTGTTCaaatttttgttgatttgtattgtttttttctggtCTCACCTGGACTTTCTTTCACACATAAATCTCTTGAGAATCAGAAACATGGTGGCAGGGCAGTTAGTATTTTTGCTTGTCTTGGATGATGAACTGTATGTTTTGTGCTGGCATCTCAGATCCACCTGTGGAATATACAGAAACTCTCAAATTTATACTgaacatgaaatgtttttctttttttttcaaaacatcttcacTATTAATCCTGTTACTATTATTACATTATCATTAATCGTCATTAAATTTCTTTATTACAATAACTGTTACCAAAGCTTTACATTAACAGACACCCTGCTTAGCCAAGGTCACCTGATGATTTAACAAAGAAAGTAATTTTAGAGAATGTTATTACACTTATGAATTACACACAATAAGAACAGGTATGTCTATTATGAAAGGTAACTCAGTTTGAAATCATGTTGCCTTTAAAGTGTACATAAACAGTGTAATTAAAGTGTACATAAATACTCTGTATTTGTTGTAGCGTCCAGAGTCGGGGTATGTCCTGGATTTCCTCCATGTTAAAGCTGAGGACTTCTGAAAGTCCTCCAGCCACTTCTGGACCTGCTCCTCAGTAGTCATCTGCAACTTAAGAGCCGCTCTGAAGTTTTCAACATCCCCCGACATATCCAGCAGTTCATGATGACAAAGTAGATGACTGTAGCCGGGTGGCAAGATTTTCTGCAGTGAAAAATGTcagttaataaaacacacacacacaatctcacaagAACATGTCCAAGTCACATATTACCCCAAATTCTAAAGATTTTATTGCTCTGTCACTTTCAATTTGATTTGCAATTTGATAAGCAAATTTCCTCCCGAAACAAttaaattactgtaatgcatccagatgctttaatttaaaatgtatttttgtaattctcATTGTTAGTAATGATGatttacataaaattttcattactgtaactgtgtttttttttgtttgtttgtttttttaatgttgcagtttaattttaaatgcagtacAACAAATGCTACCAAGGATACCATTATACTTTACAGTTCAAAACATTGTGGCATTCTTCAATTTGAGAGAAAATATTCTTAACTCTCatgcaaatattttaacattgaaaacaaTTGCAAATATTTCCCCCccgaaacaaacaaaaaagtctaGTCAGGCTAGCTTTAATAACTACTGTGTTTTGTAGCAAGAATTATAGCACTATATTATTTATCTACTTTTGACTATGGGAGCAGTGGTGATtggctttgcatttgtttagacAATTTGCGTTTATGTTTTTAAGCCTATTTTATAGAAAATACAGTTACATTGAGGAGCCACGTGGAGCCAAAGGTAATAACTAACTCACGGTTATTATACATACAATGGTATAACTATGTTATAACTATGATATAGATTTATACTGGTTAGCAAGACTTTCATTAAAGCATTACTTTAACAGGCTACCGAGCCGCAtagtattaatgtaatttgttaacgcaaaaggtaaatattataaatgaatcaTGTCAGCTGTGCTAACATTAGCCAACTAGCTCACACAAACTCAGGTCGCTCTTTAATGGTGAAAACAGCTCCTgctaataatataaattacaacaAACCTCCACATGATCTGTGTCCTCTGCTGCCTTATCCTCTCCAATGCAATGCTGACACTTTAATAGTGTCATTTTGAGCAGCTGAGCACAGCCTGAGAGCTAAACTTCTCGATCTGGTCTAAAAGGTAACCGTATTGCGCAAAACTCTCGCGAGAATTACAGGGACTTATTTGGAGTCCACAACGCGCGTTCTCTCTATCAAAAGGCTTTACTTTGCCAAAGCATGGGTAACATAAAATTACAGGCATGCGCATTTTCGCTCATACAAAAACGATTGATAAagtttgattaattatttatgttttttttttattgttttttattgttgacagataacattctaatttattttgttGAGCTGTTGCTTCTATCCAGTGTCTTCTTttcttgtattttaataaattgatttgatttgggGTTTTATAACCAACTGATTTATGTTTAACTAGATTCTAATTGGCATGTCAATTTTGATATCCTTAATAGTGTAAAAAGCGCTTTGTGCTTTGTCTCTCAGGTCGTTGATACCTTGTTGCTGATTTTTACACCGATGCATGTTCTGTGTATGTCTCGTATGTGTGAATTGGAATCTATCCCTTGTTTCTTTCCAGCTTGAAACACTTCCGCCTGAGCGAATGATTTGGTTAAAAACGCTACAGTCAAGTGATTGTCTATTGGTGGAGGAGGCGTCACTCATATGCTGCGCCCGCCCTCTGTGTTTGTAGTTTATGAGTGCATTGCATCTAGTGGAAAACCATCTAGCATCTAGTGTTCTGTTTTATATGACGTAAGGAGTTCACAGTTACTTGCTAAAATAACCCGACGATAGTAGCACTTTTTGGCTAACCTATTTGTCGATTCATCCGCTATTCGTGCTGTTATTGTGTTCTTCCATTATTCTGACGAATAACTTTGATCTACAtgcttttctcttatttttttaattttttatcagagGTAGGAACTGATCAAACACTTCACTTGGAAGTCTGGATCACTAATATAACTCTAAGCTacttaatttgtatatttatctgTTTAATGGGAATGTTGCTTTGTAGTAGTGAAGATCTGAGCTAATAAATTTTACTGTAGCCATTAGCATGAATGATCTTTGTTACAGTGTGAGCAGTTTATTGACTCTGTCTAATAATGACAGTGTGTAATTTCACGAATTGACACTTATTTAACGGTTTGAGGGAACAACAGTGTCATTCAGATAGATGGAGGTGGGTCTTTAGATGCTTGGTGACAGTACTGTACATATTCTGTGTATTCTGTAATGACATTATCACCATTAGGTAATGCAATACAGAATAACAGAAAACTCCCACTTCACTATTTTTTGACGGTCTGTTCTATTTTTAATGGCATTATGGCTTTGcctgataaaatgtatttttcataaagGGATACTTAATGTAAAACAGTTACTAAATTTCTGAAGTGTCGACCTCAAACAGCACTGCTTAGTAAAAGATGTTAATTGTAGTCTGTACATtaagatatattatttttttcattccctTAACACAGTTGTTTCTCATATGGCAGGGTGTTTGAACTGCAGGCAGATCTACAGGCAGCTGCGTTCCAGCCGCCAGAATGTCTGCCACTGCCACAGTCCTGCAGCAGTTTGTGAGTCGCCTTAAGAGTCGAAATGAAGACCTGCGTGCCAAAGCTGCCAAAGACCTCCAGCATTATGTTATCACAGAACTCAGAGAGGTAAACTGTACTACTTTGTAGCTTCATCAGGATTTTTTGCCTAAATGTAATGTCTTGCTACCACACTTGTGTTACGACAGACGATCAAGTTATTTGTCCTGCAGTGTGTTTAAACAAACAAGAAAGGAAACATGTTTACAGAAAAACACTAGAATAATGGAAGCGTAACTGTATGACTACACACCTTTGTGGATGTACTGCAAGCACTGTGAACAGGAATACTGCCTGAAGTTCATCAAACCTAAAAAAGTAGTATTATTTCAGTAGGATGATTTAGTACTGTAGGAGTATTATTCTGCTAGCCTGGTCCAGCGATTCagatttttacttgccctgccaaAAATTTCCACAAGCTCCACtgcaagcaaagaaagaaagaaaaagagttgttttggttggttttgacccctgtacattcttaaaaataaaggtgcttaaaaggttctttacagcGATGCCAATAGAAGAATAAATTTTTGGTtctacaaagaaccattcagtcaaaggttctttaaagaaccatctctttcttacctttttataatctgaagaaccctcttttgccacaaagaacctacTTTGAAgcaaaaaggttcttcagatgttaggttctttatggaaccatttagacaaaaatgttcttctatggcattgtgaagcaccacTGTAACCCTGTATTCTGATGTACAGGTTATGACACCAAAATTTTAGATACCAGTGAAATTTCATAATCCCAATTTCAGTGCCACAACAAAACATGACAACAGCCTAACTATATTAAGTTCAAACCTTATTAAAgacaaaaaatcattaataaaaaaatatatatatatatttaaagggatactccatcccaaaataaaatttttgtcattattcacttacccccatgtcattccaaatccgtaaaagctatgttcatcttcggaacacaatttaagatattttggatggaaacagggaggcttgagactgttccatagactgccaaataaataacagtgtcaaggtccaggaaagtatgaaaaagcatcgtcagaatagtccatctgccatcagtggttcaaccgtaacgttatgaagcgacgagaatactttttgtacatgaagaaaacaaaaataacaactttattaaactattcctctcctctgtgtctctccaaatcaacgTAGTGCCATTTTAGAGAATCTGAGCAGTAAGCAGacggcgtatgctcttctgtgtcagccgcaccacaaggatatgttttctatgtatatgtacgctttgatttgaaagtaaACAGCACATCAgcacagcgcggctgacacagaagagcgtacactgtctgcatactgctcagattctctaaaatggcgctacgctggtttggagagacacagtggagaggaattgttgaataaagtcattatttttgttttcttcgtgaagacgaatgaagcttttaccggtttggaacaacatggaggtaagtgattaatgacaaaattttcattttgataacGATAGcgaag includes the following:
- the LOC109063391 gene encoding uncharacterized protein LOC109063391 isoform X2, producing the protein MTLLKCQHCIGEDKAAEDTDHVEKILPPGYSHLLCHHELLDMSGDVENFRAALKLQMTTEEQVQKWLEDFQKSSALTWRKSRTYPDSGRYNKYRVDLRCQHKTYSSSSKTSKNTNCPATMFLILKRFMCERKSRSGDPHIEEGYFLHVNLRNEHNHRLNTAEVMRWRDVSNDTIEKLQQLYKSGHSPSSALKTIKYNLQEEEGDNYTYAIADRSICPDLQFCYRLYHKLFQKSCAEPAEKDISDELFKPLELEQSWETAAITDGHTTCIEDGVSVDAVPIITTAEHFTEDDEPGPSAAEEVVGSLDGQLEEIFGMLKKKLNEDASFTPPIRAFVSSFFQIKSDSALQASLFSFGKTTPIINQINVLPATGPRRRGALAGRRAVGRPPKNSRREHPYCNSKSNNTSQTLTFCLQDNNTLENDLKPV
- the LOC109063391 gene encoding uncharacterized protein LOC109063391 isoform X1 — translated: MTLLKCQHCIGEDKAAEDTDHVEKILPPGYSHLLCHHELLDMSGDVENFRAALKLQMTTEEQVQKWLEDFQKSSALTWRKSRTYPDSGRYNKYRVDLRCQHKTYSSSSKTSKNTNCPATMFLILKRFMCERKSRSGDPHIEEGYFLHVNLRNEHNHRLNTAEVMRWRDVSNDTIEKLQQLYKSGHSPSSALKTIKYNLQEEEGDNYTYAIADRSICPDLQFCYRLYHKLFQKSCAEPAEKDISDELFKPLELEQSWETAAITADGHTTCIEDGVSVDAVPIITTAEHFTEDDEPGPSAAEEVVGSLDGQLEEIFGMLKKKLNEDASFTPPIRAFVSSFFQIKSDSALQASLFSFGKTTPIINQINVLPATGPRRRGALAGRRAVGRPPKNSRREHPYCNSKSNNTSQTLTFCLQDNNTLENDLKPV
- the LOC109063391 gene encoding uncharacterized protein LOC109063391 isoform X4 — encoded protein: MTLLKCQHCIGEDKAAEDTDHVEKILPPGYSHLLCHHELLDMSGDVENFRAALKLQMTTEEQVQKWLEDFQKSSALTWRKSRTYPDSGRYNKYRVDLRCQHKTYSSSSKTSKNTNCPATMFLILKRFMCERKSRSGDPHIEEGYFLHVNLRNEHNHRLNTAEVMRWRDVSNDTIEKLQQLYKSGHSPSSALKTIKYNLQEEEGDNYTYAIADRSICPDLQFCYRLYHKLFQKSCAEPAEKDISDELFKPLELEQSWETAAITDGHTTCIEDGVSVDAVPIITTEHFTEDDEPGPSAAEEVVGSLDGQLEEIFGMLKKKLNEDASFTPPIRAFVSSFFQIKSDSALQASLFSFGKTTPIINQINVLPATGPRRRGALAGRRAVGRPPKNSRREHPYCNSKSNNTSQTLTFCLQDNNTLENDLKPV
- the LOC109063391 gene encoding uncharacterized protein LOC109063391 isoform X3, with translation MTLLKCQHCIGEDKAAEDTDHVEKILPPGYSHLLCHHELLDMSGDVENFRAALKLQMTTEEQVQKWLEDFQKSSALTWRKSRTYPDSGRYNKYRVDLRCQHKTYSSSSKTSKNTNCPATMFLILKRFMCERKSRSGDPHIEEGYFLHVNLRNEHNHRLNTAEVMRWRDVSNDTIEKLQQLYKSGHSPSSALKTIKYNLQEEEGDNYTYAIADRSICPDLQFCYRLYHKLFQKSCAEPAEKDISDELFKPLELEQSWETAAITADGHTTCIEDGVSVDAVPIITTEHFTEDDEPGPSAAEEVVGSLDGQLEEIFGMLKKKLNEDASFTPPIRAFVSSFFQIKSDSALQASLFSFGKTTPIINQINVLPATGPRRRGALAGRRAVGRPPKNSRREHPYCNSKSNNTSQTLTFCLQDNNTLENDLKPV